A single genomic interval of Halobacillus halophilus DSM 2266 harbors:
- a CDS encoding cation:proton antiporter, producing MIDSLLLQFMLIGSLGVGSQWIAWRFRLPAIVVMSIVGLLVGPVFGLMNPEQDFGELFKPIISLAVAVILFEGSLNLDMKEVRGLGRPVFRIVTFGAFISWILGALAAHYVAGLSWAVAFVIGGLFIVTGPTVILPLLRQAKLKPRPAKILKWEGIIVDPIGALLAVFAFEIIEFIMGTNVNPSELLLFFLASLFAVILGWACGKGVGWMFETGYVPEFLKSPVVFTVVIACFTIADEITHETGLLSVTAMGMTLANMHISSIADMRHFKENISLLLISTIFVMLTASLTQETLVEIFNVQIIGFVLLMLFIVRPLSIFLSTMGTDLSKSEKLLVGWIAPRGIVALTVASYFASILLESGFEDASILISLTFALVFTTVVAHGFTIGWLSKKLGLSMEGPPGVLISGGSQFATGMAKTLEDLKVPVLIADSSWERLSRTRAAGIKSYHGEILSEQTEYYLDMTPYEYLIAATELDSYNALVCTTFVPEFGRNNLYQLSLSDREGDNLENLVHTIGGRVLFKEGASWEELNIMVESGYVFRKTNITEQYKYENYLNNIDSEAVILFIKKPSGKIEFFSPEVENRAENGDVVVALTPPSKEFEKIQEKLEEQRKENGNKKQKK from the coding sequence ATGATTGATTCACTATTGTTACAATTTATGTTAATCGGAAGTCTTGGGGTTGGATCACAGTGGATAGCCTGGCGTTTTCGTCTACCGGCAATCGTGGTGATGTCGATCGTAGGTCTCTTAGTAGGACCGGTCTTCGGTTTAATGAATCCAGAGCAGGACTTTGGAGAACTATTTAAACCCATTATTTCTTTAGCTGTTGCCGTCATACTATTTGAAGGCAGCTTAAATTTAGATATGAAAGAAGTACGAGGACTCGGACGGCCTGTTTTTCGTATTGTTACGTTTGGAGCTTTTATAAGCTGGATTCTGGGCGCACTGGCTGCTCACTACGTCGCCGGGCTTTCATGGGCAGTGGCTTTTGTGATTGGCGGTCTGTTTATTGTTACGGGTCCAACTGTTATTCTTCCTTTATTAAGGCAGGCTAAATTAAAACCCAGACCTGCTAAAATACTGAAGTGGGAAGGTATTATAGTCGATCCAATTGGAGCGCTGCTAGCTGTTTTTGCTTTTGAAATTATCGAGTTTATTATGGGAACAAACGTCAATCCTTCTGAACTTCTTCTATTCTTTTTGGCTTCCCTATTTGCTGTGATTTTAGGTTGGGCATGCGGCAAGGGAGTAGGTTGGATGTTTGAAACCGGATATGTACCAGAGTTTTTAAAGTCACCTGTGGTCTTTACCGTTGTCATTGCTTGTTTTACCATCGCTGATGAAATCACTCATGAAACAGGTCTTCTCTCTGTCACAGCAATGGGAATGACATTGGCTAATATGCATATTTCGTCTATAGCGGATATGAGGCATTTCAAAGAAAATATTTCCTTGCTGCTGATATCAACGATATTCGTTATGTTGACAGCTTCTCTGACTCAGGAGACTTTAGTTGAAATCTTTAATGTGCAAATTATCGGTTTTGTTTTACTCATGCTGTTTATTGTTCGTCCTTTATCCATCTTTCTGTCCACCATGGGAACCGATCTGTCGAAATCAGAAAAATTACTCGTCGGCTGGATAGCTCCGCGCGGCATAGTTGCTTTAACTGTAGCCAGTTACTTCGCGAGTATCCTTTTGGAATCGGGTTTTGAGGATGCTTCAATACTCATTTCCCTCACATTTGCCCTTGTATTTACTACGGTTGTAGCACATGGGTTTACGATTGGATGGCTCTCTAAGAAGCTGGGGCTCTCCATGGAAGGACCGCCTGGAGTGCTTATTTCCGGAGGAAGTCAATTTGCAACAGGCATGGCTAAGACACTGGAGGATTTGAAAGTTCCCGTTCTTATTGCAGACTCCTCCTGGGAACGATTGTCGCGTACTAGAGCCGCAGGGATAAAATCTTATCATGGAGAGATTTTATCGGAACAAACGGAGTACTATCTGGATATGACGCCATATGAGTACCTTATAGCTGCGACGGAGCTGGATTCCTATAATGCGCTTGTATGTACCACATTTGTTCCGGAGTTCGGTCGAAATAATCTGTATCAGCTGAGCTTGAGTGACCGTGAAGGGGATAACCTGGAAAATCTTGTTCATACAATTGGGGGAAGAGTTCTTTTTAAAGAAGGAGCCTCCTGGGAGGAATTGAACATCATGGTTGAAAGTGGTTATGTATTCCGAAAAACAAATATAACGGAACAGTATAAATATGAAAATTACTTGAATAATATCGATAGCGAAGCGGTCATCCTGTTTATTAAAAAACCTTCAGGGAAGATTGAATTCTTTAGTCCAGAGGTGGAAAATAGAGCTGAAAATGGAGATGTAGTTGTGGCATTAACTCCTCCTAGTAAAGAATTTGAAAAAATACAAGAGAAACTTGAAGAACAGAGAAAAGAAAATGGAAATAAAAAGCAGAAAAAATAA
- the brnQ gene encoding branched-chain amino acid transport system II carrier protein: MRARDTVFIGFTLFALFFGAGNLIYPISLGIEAGTSYLPAIAGFVLTGVGLPIITVAAISYFRNGATELAGRVHPLFGLLFTSMVYLVIGPFFAIPRAANVAFETGVVPFVSGGSFMLLIFSILFFAIVYLVSLNPSKLVDRIGQILTPALFLAILGLVVGSFFLLDGSVQPAGEKYSSQPFFSGFVEGYLTMDAIASLAFGLIVVTSFRDRGVTDQKELTMRTLKAGLVTAVGLASVYVGIGWIGTKMATEGTYDNGSAILSGAAEIMYGSAGTILLGVIVSLACFTTCVGLTVACGQFFSKRITALSYKQVILIVTLISFGISNIGLSQIISYSVPVLVFVYPITIVLVALTFAGGFFNHSTYVYRGAIIFTSFISLYDGLAAFGADVSAFKPLVQNLPLSELNLSWVLPALIGGAIGGLVHYAKRDPLPSKNYQN; this comes from the coding sequence ATGAGAGCTAGAGATACAGTATTCATTGGCTTTACCCTGTTTGCCTTATTTTTTGGCGCCGGTAATCTTATATACCCTATATCCCTGGGCATTGAAGCAGGCACTTCCTATCTTCCGGCTATAGCAGGCTTTGTACTTACGGGAGTAGGCTTGCCTATTATAACGGTTGCAGCCATTTCATATTTTAGAAATGGCGCTACTGAACTTGCAGGAAGGGTCCACCCTTTATTCGGCCTATTGTTCACCTCCATGGTATATTTAGTAATCGGCCCTTTCTTTGCAATTCCAAGAGCTGCGAACGTTGCTTTTGAGACTGGAGTGGTCCCATTTGTGAGCGGTGGCTCTTTCATGCTACTGATATTCTCTATTCTATTCTTTGCTATTGTGTATTTAGTCAGTCTAAATCCCTCTAAGCTTGTTGATCGAATAGGACAAATCTTAACTCCAGCTTTGTTTCTAGCCATTTTAGGATTGGTTGTAGGGAGCTTCTTCTTATTGGACGGATCGGTTCAGCCTGCTGGAGAAAAGTATTCATCCCAGCCGTTTTTCTCAGGTTTTGTTGAAGGATATTTAACTATGGATGCTATTGCCTCACTTGCATTTGGTCTTATCGTGGTAACATCTTTCCGCGATCGCGGGGTAACAGACCAGAAAGAACTGACTATGCGCACGTTAAAGGCTGGGTTAGTTACGGCTGTCGGTCTTGCTAGTGTATATGTAGGAATCGGATGGATTGGTACAAAAATGGCTACAGAAGGCACGTATGACAATGGAAGTGCCATATTATCGGGTGCAGCCGAAATTATGTATGGGTCCGCTGGCACGATTCTACTTGGTGTCATTGTAAGCCTTGCCTGCTTTACTACCTGCGTAGGACTTACCGTTGCCTGCGGTCAATTTTTCTCTAAACGTATAACGGCATTATCTTATAAACAGGTAATCCTTATTGTGACATTGATCAGCTTTGGTATTTCCAATATCGGGCTTAGTCAAATCATTTCTTACTCAGTACCGGTTCTTGTATTTGTATATCCTATTACGATTGTGCTTGTAGCTTTAACTTTCGCAGGAGGGTTCTTTAATCACTCCACTTATGTGTACAGAGGGGCTATTATATTTACTTCATTTATTAGCCTTTACGATGGTCTTGCCGCTTTTGGGGCTGATGTTTCTGCTTTTAAGCCTTTGGTCCAGAACCTTCCTCTTTCAGAGCTTAACTTAAGTTGGGTTCTTCCAGCGCTTATTGGAGGTGCAATTGGGGGACTGGTTCACTATGCTAAACGAGACCCTTTACCTTCTAAAAACTATCAAAACTAA
- a CDS encoding transglutaminase family protein has product MKYEIEHINTFYYENFVDQSMNHIRLKPTTDECQRLSAYRSEVLPNSVMKEHVDYWGNHVETFFIPEKHQHLTVKTQSTVSIQKSPLIKMIHFSDEMRTIFHSDLFRSHYLAFLNETPYTFMYKEQIKEIEEVVGDSSDPIQFSLDLMAFIHQSIVYDGTVTQVNTKAYESWPLKAGVCQDYAHVMIAVLRDKGIPARYVSGYLYVGEGSALIGDAATHAWVEVMIPGVGWVGLDPTNNVEALEEHIRIGSGRDYADVSPLQGVYRGGGQNLDVKVSVTLVDQ; this is encoded by the coding sequence ATGAAGTATGAAATCGAACATATTAACACGTTCTATTATGAAAATTTTGTAGATCAAAGTATGAATCATATACGGTTAAAGCCCACAACGGATGAATGTCAGCGGCTATCTGCTTATCGTTCAGAAGTGCTCCCAAATTCGGTGATGAAGGAACATGTTGATTACTGGGGAAATCATGTAGAAACTTTTTTTATTCCGGAAAAGCACCAGCATTTAACTGTCAAAACCCAATCAACAGTCAGTATTCAAAAGAGTCCCCTTATTAAGATGATCCACTTTTCTGATGAGATGCGCACCATTTTTCATTCCGATTTATTTCGCAGTCATTACCTTGCTTTTCTAAATGAAACGCCATATACGTTTATGTACAAAGAACAAATTAAGGAAATTGAAGAAGTTGTAGGAGATTCCTCTGATCCGATTCAATTCTCCCTTGATCTCATGGCCTTTATCCATCAATCCATTGTCTATGACGGTACCGTAACCCAGGTGAATACCAAAGCATATGAATCTTGGCCTTTGAAGGCAGGGGTATGTCAGGATTACGCACACGTTATGATCGCTGTACTAAGAGACAAAGGTATTCCTGCTCGTTATGTAAGTGGATATTTATATGTTGGTGAAGGTTCAGCCTTAATTGGAGACGCTGCTACTCACGCCTGGGTAGAAGTTATGATACCGGGAGTCGGCTGGGTCGGCTTAGATCCTACAAATAATGTAGAAGCCCTGGAAGAGCACATTCGCATAGGAAGCGGCCGGGACTATGCAGATGTGAGTCCTCTTCAAGGAGTTTATCGTGGAGGCGGTCAAAACCTTGACGTAAAAGTCAGTGTCACACTGGTTGATCAATAA
- a CDS encoding alpha-E domain-containing protein, with amino-acid sequence MLSRVADSLYWMARNIERAENNSRVLSVQLIHMLEASDQEVMDRDWGEVLDICAAKLDYMDRYERIDRETIIQYLTISPINSNSLMNSMNYARENARATRDIIPDDLWEVLNEFHLAQKDWQELPNTRQHTQDYLKKVKTTSMTAQGIIESTMSRGIPYTFIKVGKWIERADKTARVLNVICEKNMKEASYGTNNYYYWLTALQFLRGYDAYIKEHPPTMESRHVLDFMIKERSFPRSIRYCMDHVMEAVQRLEGGKISHYSKDLFQMLETIQEEIKEADIEHMDMEELMSFLDHFQDRCLTVSQMFSETYYLIEPVHVR; translated from the coding sequence ATGCTTAGTCGTGTAGCAGACTCCTTATATTGGATGGCTCGCAATATTGAACGGGCAGAAAACAACTCACGAGTGCTTAGTGTACAGCTGATCCATATGCTGGAGGCATCAGATCAAGAGGTCATGGACCGTGATTGGGGTGAAGTGCTGGATATTTGTGCTGCTAAGCTTGATTATATGGATCGTTACGAACGTATTGACCGGGAAACGATTATCCAGTATTTGACCATTAGTCCAATCAATTCAAACTCCCTTATGAACAGCATGAATTATGCGAGGGAAAATGCGAGGGCTACAAGGGATATCATTCCTGACGATTTATGGGAGGTTCTCAATGAATTTCATTTAGCCCAGAAAGATTGGCAGGAGCTTCCAAATACAAGACAGCATACTCAGGATTACCTGAAAAAGGTAAAAACCACTTCAATGACGGCACAAGGAATTATTGAATCAACAATGAGCCGAGGAATTCCTTATACATTTATAAAAGTCGGAAAATGGATCGAGCGGGCTGATAAAACAGCACGTGTCTTAAATGTCATCTGTGAAAAAAACATGAAAGAAGCAAGCTATGGCACGAATAATTATTATTATTGGCTGACAGCCCTTCAATTCCTGCGTGGATATGATGCGTACATTAAAGAACATCCGCCTACGATGGAGTCGAGGCATGTGCTTGACTTTATGATCAAGGAAAGATCGTTTCCAAGGTCCATTCGCTATTGTATGGATCACGTGATGGAAGCTGTTCAACGTCTTGAAGGTGGGAAGATCTCTCATTATTCAAAAGATCTATTCCAAATGCTTGAAACGATACAGGAAGAAATAAAGGAAGCGGATATTGAGCATATGGATATGGAGGAACTGATGAGTTTTCTCGATCATTTTCAGGATCGTTGTCTTACTGTCAGCCAGATGTTCTCTGAAACTTATTATCTGATTGAGCCCGTGCATGTGAGGTAG
- a CDS encoding circularly permuted type 2 ATP-grasp protein: MLNHYKTGAFYDEMMEDNGNPKRHYRSFYQLMESFSEKELREKHETAQLNFLRQGITFTVYNHTGGTERTMPFDFVPIIIPEPQWNKVEEGMKQRIKALNLFLEDIYHDQKIIEAGIIPRDLIENNPYYYNKQIGGVNVPLNNHVFLAGVDLIKDENGDYRVLEDNLRNPSGMSYVFQNRYVMRQVYPELFFEHSIETLEHQVSELHKAVISHTPPNAEPHSTPTAVLLTPGIYNSAYYDHVFLAQQMGIELVEGRDLIVKDDVVYMKTIRGLKRVDIIYRRIDDDFLDPEAFRPDSALGVSGLLRAYKKGNVSILNGIGNGVADDKAIYVYVPDMIRFYLDEEPIIPNVETYFLSDPEKLEYVLENIDQLVIKNVGASGGYDMLIGPQSEEEEQNEFRRKIIESPHQYIAQPTIKLSRAPAYQEGRFYPCHVDLRVFVMTGNYTHVIPGGLSRVALKEGSLVVNSSQGGGGKDTWILSEGGETHA; this comes from the coding sequence TTGCTAAATCATTATAAGACTGGAGCATTTTATGACGAAATGATGGAGGACAACGGGAATCCTAAACGTCATTATAGATCCTTCTACCAGTTAATGGAAAGTTTTTCTGAGAAGGAGCTACGTGAGAAACATGAAACGGCTCAGTTAAACTTCTTGAGACAAGGAATTACATTTACCGTTTATAACCATACAGGAGGTACGGAACGAACGATGCCGTTCGATTTTGTGCCTATTATTATTCCTGAACCTCAATGGAATAAGGTAGAAGAAGGAATGAAGCAGCGAATAAAAGCCCTCAATTTGTTTTTAGAAGACATTTACCACGATCAAAAAATTATAGAAGCAGGTATAATACCTAGAGATCTAATTGAGAACAATCCTTATTATTACAATAAACAAATCGGGGGAGTAAACGTCCCTTTAAATAATCACGTGTTTCTTGCAGGGGTAGACTTAATTAAGGATGAAAACGGGGATTACCGGGTTCTAGAGGATAACCTGCGAAATCCTTCAGGGATGTCTTATGTTTTTCAAAATCGATACGTGATGAGACAAGTGTACCCGGAATTATTTTTTGAACATTCAATTGAAACCCTTGAACATCAGGTTTCTGAACTTCACAAAGCAGTTATAAGCCACACCCCGCCAAATGCAGAGCCCCATTCTACCCCTACGGCAGTATTACTGACCCCGGGAATTTATAACTCAGCCTATTATGATCACGTATTTTTGGCGCAGCAAATGGGTATTGAGCTTGTAGAAGGAAGAGATTTAATTGTAAAAGATGACGTTGTTTATATGAAGACCATACGCGGCTTAAAGAGAGTAGATATTATTTACAGACGAATTGATGATGATTTCCTTGATCCCGAGGCGTTTCGCCCGGATTCAGCTTTAGGGGTCTCCGGTTTACTCAGGGCCTATAAAAAAGGGAATGTTTCGATCCTGAATGGAATAGGGAATGGCGTCGCGGATGATAAGGCTATTTATGTCTATGTTCCTGATATGATCCGTTTTTACTTAGACGAAGAACCTATAATTCCTAATGTAGAAACATACTTCCTAAGTGACCCTGAAAAACTAGAATATGTTCTTGAAAACATTGATCAATTAGTTATAAAAAATGTAGGAGCTTCGGGTGGATATGATATGTTAATTGGTCCACAATCAGAAGAAGAGGAACAAAACGAATTTAGAAGGAAAATAATTGAGTCTCCTCATCAATATATAGCTCAGCCGACGATCAAACTCTCAAGAGCTCCTGCTTATCAGGAAGGGCGTTTTTATCCTTGTCATGTAGATTTGCGCGTGTTTGTAATGACTGGTAATTACACTCATGTCATTCCTGGTGGTTTATCAAGAGTAGCTCTTAAAGAGGGGTCGTTAGTCGTCAACTCTTCACAGGGCGGCGGAGGAAAAGACACTTGGATTTTGTCGGAAGGAGGAGAGACGCATGCTTAG
- a CDS encoding NADP-dependent oxidoreductase, with the protein MKAIVIEQYGGKDQLIEKQVDTPEPEAGQVLVEMKATSINPIDWKVREGYLKEMLDFDFPIILGWDAAGVIKEVGQDVDQFKVGERVFARPATTRLGTYAEYAVIDEEQLARIPENIPFEEAAAVPLAGMTAWQCLVDFAQIKEGDWVLIHAGSGGVGHYAIQLAKQMGAYVATTASGKNQAWVEELGVDRFINYKQEDFSEVLSEIDIVLDTLGGENQEKSFSILKEGGRLASIVQPPDEEKAKQHGVKAGFVWLEPNGERLSKLAEMMEEGQLTSVIGNRYKLSEEGIRKAHEASESHHAKGKIVISME; encoded by the coding sequence ATGAAAGCTATTGTAATTGAACAATATGGCGGTAAAGATCAATTAATAGAGAAACAAGTCGATACCCCTGAACCGGAAGCGGGTCAGGTTTTAGTGGAAATGAAAGCAACTTCAATTAACCCGATCGATTGGAAAGTAAGAGAGGGTTATTTGAAAGAGATGCTGGATTTTGATTTTCCAATTATTCTAGGCTGGGATGCAGCCGGGGTAATTAAGGAAGTCGGTCAAGATGTCGATCAGTTTAAAGTAGGGGAACGAGTTTTTGCACGTCCAGCTACTACGCGATTAGGCACTTATGCTGAGTACGCGGTAATTGATGAGGAACAACTTGCCCGCATTCCTGAGAATATTCCTTTTGAGGAAGCGGCAGCAGTACCTCTTGCCGGTATGACAGCCTGGCAGTGTCTCGTGGACTTTGCCCAGATTAAAGAAGGAGACTGGGTTCTTATACATGCAGGTTCCGGCGGTGTAGGCCATTACGCTATCCAGCTTGCTAAGCAAATGGGTGCTTATGTAGCGACTACGGCCAGTGGCAAAAATCAGGCCTGGGTAGAAGAACTTGGTGTCGATCGTTTTATTAACTACAAACAAGAAGATTTCTCTGAGGTGCTCAGTGAAATAGACATCGTACTGGACACGTTAGGAGGAGAAAATCAGGAGAAAAGCTTCAGTATTCTGAAAGAAGGCGGACGCTTAGCATCAATTGTTCAGCCTCCAGATGAAGAAAAAGCCAAGCAGCACGGAGTTAAAGCAGGATTTGTCTGGCTGGAACCAAACGGTGAGCGCCTTTCTAAACTGGCAGAAATGATGGAAGAAGGCCAGTTAACCTCGGTCATAGGAAATCGTTATAAGCTTAGTGAAGAAGGAATTCGAAAAGCACACGAGGCCAGTGAAAGTCATCACGCTAAAGGAAAAATAGTCATTTCTATGGAATAG
- the recQ gene encoding DNA helicase RecQ yields MMQQAEEILQKYYGYSSFRKGQKEAISHVLHDRNTLAVMPTGGGKSLCYQIPGLSLEGTAIIISPLISLMKDQVDALNSYGIAATYINSSLTAGEQRQRLHDLRQGRYKFVYVAPERFDSPQFLSTIQSIPLSLIAFDEAHCISQWGHDFRPSYRSIVPTLYQITNLPVLMALTATATQEVIRDIKHLIDVPDESIVNTGFARDNLSFRIIKGRDKRDFVEEYLKTRPNESGIIYTATRKDADSLQHYLSKKGFSAGKYHAGMTENQRKQAQVDFVQDEITTIIATNAFGMGIDKSNVRYVIHYSMPMNIESYYQEAGRAGRDGEPGDCALLFSSQDINLQRFLIDQSPSEEKKKEEYAKLQAMINYCHTHTCLQQYILDYFEDPFSSEPCGKCSNCTLVGEVQDMTLEAQMVLSCVKRMGERFGAGLTAKVLKGSSDQKVKQFKFNTLSTYGIMSSYTEKELTRFIHFLTAEGYLTPGQGRYPALQLTDESVAVLKGDQPVEMLVESTTAKHESNYNADYFEELRQIRKSIADEAGLPPYVIFSDATLKEFTIYLPENKNEMLAIKGVGERKFEQYGETFLETIRPWARETDAKPVPDKSSSVSIRKKEANDERPSYQVTFEMWKEESKEIGEIAKERGLSSQTIENHLFRSAHEGLELNWDRWFNEEQEKNILQKLEEMEERKLKPLKEALPEDYTYSMIKAVLNKHELMK; encoded by the coding sequence ATGATGCAGCAGGCTGAGGAAATTTTACAAAAATACTATGGCTATTCTTCTTTTCGGAAAGGACAGAAAGAAGCGATCAGTCATGTACTCCATGACCGTAATACATTGGCTGTCATGCCTACAGGTGGAGGTAAATCGTTATGCTATCAAATTCCAGGCTTAAGTCTTGAGGGCACAGCTATTATTATCTCTCCGCTTATTTCCTTAATGAAAGATCAGGTTGATGCTCTGAATTCCTATGGAATTGCCGCAACTTATATTAATAGCTCTCTTACAGCAGGTGAGCAAAGGCAGCGTCTTCACGATTTAAGACAAGGGCGTTATAAGTTTGTGTATGTTGCTCCTGAACGATTTGATTCCCCTCAGTTTTTGTCAACGATTCAGAGTATTCCCTTATCTCTCATTGCCTTTGATGAAGCCCACTGTATTTCGCAGTGGGGGCATGATTTCAGACCCAGTTATCGTTCCATCGTACCCACCCTGTACCAGATCACTAATTTACCTGTTTTAATGGCGCTCACCGCTACGGCTACCCAAGAGGTAATTCGGGATATTAAACATCTGATTGATGTACCAGATGAATCGATCGTCAACACGGGGTTTGCGAGGGATAATTTATCATTCCGCATTATAAAAGGCCGGGATAAAAGGGATTTTGTAGAAGAATATTTAAAAACCCGCCCTAATGAATCCGGCATTATCTACACCGCTACTAGAAAAGATGCGGACAGTTTACAGCACTACTTATCTAAGAAAGGCTTCTCAGCCGGGAAATATCATGCAGGGATGACAGAAAACCAGAGGAAGCAGGCTCAAGTGGATTTTGTCCAGGATGAAATCACTACAATAATTGCAACCAACGCTTTCGGTATGGGGATCGATAAATCCAACGTGCGATATGTGATCCATTATTCAATGCCTATGAATATCGAATCCTATTACCAGGAAGCTGGACGTGCGGGACGGGACGGTGAACCTGGTGACTGTGCTCTTTTATTTTCCAGTCAGGATATTAATCTCCAGCGTTTTTTAATTGACCAGTCCCCTTCAGAAGAAAAAAAGAAAGAGGAATATGCCAAGCTTCAGGCTATGATTAACTATTGTCATACCCATACTTGTCTGCAGCAGTATATTCTCGATTATTTCGAAGACCCATTTTCTTCAGAACCTTGTGGTAAATGTTCGAACTGTACACTCGTAGGTGAAGTTCAGGACATGACCCTTGAAGCCCAGATGGTTTTATCCTGCGTTAAAAGAATGGGAGAACGCTTCGGTGCAGGTTTAACTGCTAAAGTACTGAAAGGGTCTTCCGATCAGAAAGTAAAACAGTTCAAGTTTAACACCCTCTCCACATATGGCATTATGTCCAGCTATACGGAGAAAGAACTGACACGCTTTATTCATTTTCTGACGGCAGAAGGATATCTCACTCCTGGACAAGGTCGTTATCCTGCTCTACAGCTGACAGATGAATCCGTCGCTGTCCTTAAAGGGGATCAACCAGTGGAAATGCTCGTGGAGTCCACTACTGCTAAACACGAAAGCAACTACAATGCAGACTATTTTGAAGAGCTGCGGCAAATCAGGAAATCAATTGCAGATGAAGCTGGACTTCCACCATATGTTATATTTTCTGATGCGACACTTAAAGAATTCACCATTTATTTGCCTGAAAATAAAAACGAGATGTTAGCTATTAAGGGAGTCGGAGAACGAAAGTTTGAGCAATACGGAGAAACGTTTTTGGAGACCATTCGCCCATGGGCAAGGGAAACGGATGCTAAGCCCGTTCCTGACAAAAGCTCTTCTGTCTCCATTAGAAAAAAAGAAGCGAATGATGAACGTCCAAGTTATCAGGTTACATTTGAGATGTGGAAAGAAGAAAGCAAAGAAATCGGAGAAATTGCAAAAGAACGCGGTTTAAGTTCGCAAACGATAGAAAACCACTTGTTCCGAAGTGCTCATGAGGGGCTGGAGCTGAATTGGGATCGCTGGTTTAACGAAGAGCAAGAGAAGAACATTCTTCAAAAACTTGAAGAAATGGAAGAAAGAAAATTAAAGCCATTGAAAGAGGCTTTGCCCGAAGATTATACGTATTCCATGATTAAAGCGGTACTGAACAAGCATGAACTTATGAAGTAA
- the kynU gene encoding kynureninase: MTKPKITLETAAKLDQKDVLHNFKKEFYTDDNRFYMDGNSLGLLSKRAEQSLLSSLEDWKTHAIGGWTDGKEPWFYMSEKFGAKTAPLLGAKPEEVISTGSITSNLHQLLSTFYRPEGQRTKILADELNFPSDIYALKSQLELHGMDPDEHLIQVKSDNGATLSEEDIIKEMRSDIALLLLPSVLYRSGQLLDIEKITKAAHEQGIMVGFDLAHSIGALPHNLDDWGVDFAVWCTYKYLNSGPGGVGGLYVNEKHLGSKPGLAGWFSSKKDKQFDMAHDLNHAETAGAYQMGTPHILSSAPLLGSLDLFQEADIKNVRCKSLQMTRLMLDLVYQELDGLGFQIITPLEDERRGGHISLVHSEAASICKALKKENVVPDFRAPDVIRLAPVALYTTYKEVYEVMMILKEIMVNETYKKYKNERDIIA; this comes from the coding sequence ATGACAAAACCTAAAATAACATTAGAGACGGCAGCAAAGCTCGATCAAAAAGATGTCCTTCATAACTTTAAAAAGGAATTCTACACAGATGATAATCGCTTCTATATGGATGGTAATTCCTTAGGTTTGCTCTCCAAAAGAGCAGAGCAATCTTTACTTTCTTCTCTTGAAGATTGGAAGACCCATGCGATTGGAGGATGGACAGATGGAAAAGAACCCTGGTTTTATATGTCAGAAAAATTTGGTGCTAAAACGGCTCCACTGCTGGGGGCGAAGCCTGAAGAGGTCATCAGCACTGGTTCTATAACCTCCAATCTTCATCAACTGCTGTCTACATTCTACCGTCCAGAAGGGCAGCGAACGAAAATTCTGGCTGACGAACTGAATTTTCCATCTGATATCTATGCTTTAAAAAGTCAACTGGAACTCCACGGGATGGATCCAGATGAACATCTCATTCAAGTAAAGAGTGATAATGGGGCTACGTTGTCAGAAGAGGATATTATCAAGGAAATGAGAAGCGATATTGCTCTCCTTCTCCTCCCTTCCGTTCTTTATCGCAGCGGGCAGCTTCTGGATATTGAAAAGATTACAAAGGCAGCCCATGAGCAAGGAATTATGGTGGGCTTTGATTTAGCCCACTCTATAGGTGCTCTTCCCCATAATCTTGATGATTGGGGCGTCGACTTTGCAGTCTGGTGCACCTATAAATATTTGAACAGTGGGCCAGGCGGTGTTGGAGGTTTGTATGTAAATGAAAAGCACCTGGGAAGTAAACCTGGCCTAGCCGGGTGGTTCAGCTCAAAGAAAGACAAGCAGTTTGACATGGCGCATGACTTAAACCATGCTGAAACAGCAGGTGCCTACCAAATGGGGACCCCGCACATTTTGAGTTCCGCTCCTCTTCTGGGTTCCTTAGATCTCTTTCAAGAGGCCGACATCAAAAATGTACGCTGCAAATCGCTGCAAATGACCCGGTTAATGCTTGACCTGGTTTATCAGGAGCTCGACGGATTAGGCTTTCAGATCATCACCCCATTGGAGGATGAGCGCCGCGGAGGACACATTAGTCTTGTACATTCAGAAGCAGCAAGCATTTGCAAAGCTCTTAAAAAAGAAAATGTCGTGCCTGACTTCAGGGCTCCGGATGTGATCCGGCTTGCTCCTGTCGCACTTTATACCACTTATAAAGAAGTCTATGAAGTAATGATGATCTTAAAGGAAATTATGGTTAACGAGACCTATAAGAAGTACAAAAATGAACGAGATATAATTGCTTAA